In Tenuifilum sp. 4138str, a single genomic region encodes these proteins:
- a CDS encoding FAD-dependent oxidoreductase, translating to MHKIDKHPILEVPQRETVTFMFNGNEVKGEKGFTIAAALHQAGFPVHSHSIENRERSLECGIGKCGACEMLVDGQIKRICITPVDGVKEVKEIPHEYTPDVKPANKKESTKVYKTTVTIIGAGPAGLAAREILLEHGVENIVIDNNSTIGGQFNMQTHQFFFFEREKKFGGMRGFEIASTLAGANHEGIFLNSTVWDILENKRIAIKNIKTEEIYYVESDYLVIATGAVPFMPTFENDDLPGVYTAAVVQKMMNQEFTLLGKNVLTVGAGNIGYLTSYQLMQAGARVKAIIEAMPREGGFPVQANRVRRLGIPIMLGKILVKAIPNENHTGIIGAVIADAKDFKPIPGTEQIIEGIDAINICTGLVPDDQLLIKGNEVFGRNCYGAGDAIRIGEGTSAVLRGKQVAYEILQDAGIRCSYDTYLNISKEYIDSQQHPVRIIEEPFRPSEERRNRKPFVQIDCLYGFACNPCTFACPHGAITKNSTSTVPHIDFEKCVGCMDCVYQCPGLAIFGYSYAKDWLFLPIEYEAQEGAEVYLVDNNGNILGDGVIEKILRKPNKTNVARVKSLNLHGDDMLAARGFIVKSNYPEPIQIKPYEYKPQEKIYVCHCDDVSLDEILETIGDRKFISADEIKHTTRLGMGACRGKRCIKRLKTTLAPMGIQIVGDATPRGPLSNQVAMGELYPKDVPETYITGINGKKARVEKVSALIAGGGIGGSALFRYMSEAGLRPVMLNYGRGASWRNIAGGRTAFSLPEIADIARQNHEIFKELHKVSDIDYRPINYVTFAHDDNMLKALEASMAWSDAYMVQPSDFRKEISPFMNDKLSTYKAALITRGCWQATPGKVVDLLRKIGIEHGGTVKEDTELLSVHRNGNGFVALVRDHNKEYIEYHADNFVNALGPEGEKFSRQLGIFTGIYPVKHQAFITRRLPWLGINGNPLGMLIDRRNYKGFVAVYGQQLAETGQIIGCASPAVDPREADKNLKINSQDFLEIASEIFSNWIPQLSSVGFQAVWAGYYVEPRMFIDTKHGLFTGLRGQGFMLGMGLAKMYVDELMGRQVPEYFKRLSLEGDGLPEKAFK from the coding sequence ATGCATAAAATAGATAAACACCCAATCCTTGAGGTACCTCAGCGCGAAACCGTTACATTCATGTTTAATGGTAATGAGGTTAAAGGAGAAAAAGGATTCACCATTGCCGCAGCGCTACACCAGGCTGGCTTTCCGGTTCACAGCCATAGTATCGAAAACCGTGAACGAAGCCTCGAATGCGGAATTGGCAAGTGCGGCGCTTGCGAGATGCTTGTCGATGGACAAATTAAGCGTATATGTATTACTCCAGTCGATGGGGTAAAGGAAGTTAAGGAAATTCCTCACGAGTACACCCCCGATGTAAAACCAGCAAATAAAAAGGAAAGTACAAAGGTTTACAAAACCACTGTTACAATCATTGGTGCAGGCCCGGCAGGTCTTGCAGCCCGTGAAATACTTCTTGAACATGGTGTTGAGAACATAGTAATTGACAACAACTCAACCATTGGTGGTCAGTTCAACATGCAAACCCACCAGTTCTTCTTCTTTGAACGTGAAAAGAAGTTTGGCGGCATGCGAGGCTTTGAAATTGCAAGTACGCTTGCAGGAGCTAACCACGAAGGTATTTTCCTGAACAGTACCGTTTGGGATATACTTGAAAACAAACGCATTGCCATTAAAAACATTAAAACCGAGGAGATTTACTACGTTGAATCCGATTACCTGGTAATTGCTACGGGAGCCGTTCCGTTTATGCCAACCTTTGAGAACGATGACCTGCCAGGAGTTTACACCGCTGCAGTGGTGCAAAAAATGATGAACCAGGAATTTACGCTACTGGGCAAGAACGTACTCACTGTTGGAGCTGGTAACATTGGCTACCTCACCAGCTACCAGTTAATGCAGGCAGGTGCCCGGGTAAAAGCCATTATTGAAGCTATGCCCCGTGAGGGCGGGTTCCCTGTTCAGGCAAATAGGGTTAGACGATTGGGAATTCCTATCATGTTAGGCAAAATATTAGTTAAGGCGATTCCCAACGAGAACCATACCGGAATTATTGGGGCAGTTATTGCCGACGCCAAGGACTTTAAACCCATTCCGGGTACTGAGCAAATTATTGAAGGCATCGATGCCATAAATATATGCACCGGCTTAGTTCCTGACGATCAGCTCCTGATTAAAGGGAACGAGGTGTTCGGTCGCAATTGCTACGGAGCCGGCGATGCCATTCGCATTGGCGAAGGAACCAGTGCCGTATTAAGAGGAAAGCAAGTGGCCTACGAAATCTTGCAGGATGCTGGAATACGTTGCAGCTACGACACATACCTTAACATCAGCAAGGAATACATCGATAGCCAGCAGCATCCGGTACGGATAATTGAAGAGCCCTTCCGCCCGTCGGAGGAACGACGCAACCGTAAACCCTTTGTTCAAATCGATTGCCTTTATGGCTTTGCCTGCAACCCCTGTACCTTTGCTTGTCCGCATGGTGCAATAACCAAAAACTCAACCAGCACCGTACCCCACATCGACTTTGAAAAATGCGTGGGTTGTATGGACTGCGTTTACCAATGTCCGGGCTTAGCCATTTTCGGATACAGCTACGCCAAGGATTGGCTTTTCCTTCCCATTGAGTATGAAGCCCAGGAGGGCGCTGAGGTTTACCTCGTTGATAATAACGGTAATATCCTTGGCGATGGGGTTATTGAAAAAATTCTCCGAAAACCCAATAAAACCAATGTGGCAAGGGTTAAATCATTGAACCTGCATGGCGATGATATGCTTGCAGCTCGCGGTTTTATTGTAAAATCCAACTACCCTGAGCCTATCCAAATAAAACCATACGAGTATAAACCGCAGGAAAAAATTTATGTGTGCCACTGCGACGATGTAAGTCTCGATGAGATACTTGAAACTATAGGCGACCGCAAGTTTATTTCGGCCGATGAAATAAAGCACACCACACGACTGGGCATGGGGGCATGCCGCGGTAAACGCTGTATTAAGCGTCTGAAAACTACCCTTGCCCCAATGGGCATTCAAATAGTTGGCGATGCCACTCCCCGTGGTCCACTTAGCAACCAGGTAGCAATGGGCGAACTTTACCCAAAGGATGTTCCTGAAACGTACATTACTGGAATCAACGGCAAAAAAGCAAGGGTCGAAAAGGTATCGGCGCTCATAGCTGGCGGTGGAATTGGCGGTAGCGCACTGTTCCGTTACATGTCCGAAGCCGGACTACGGCCCGTTATGCTAAATTACGGTCGTGGGGCAAGCTGGCGTAATATTGCTGGTGGTCGCACAGCCTTCTCGCTACCAGAGATTGCCGACATTGCCCGTCAAAACCACGAAATTTTCAAGGAACTCCATAAAGTTTCGGATATCGACTACCGCCCCATCAACTATGTAACTTTTGCTCACGACGATAACATGCTAAAGGCACTGGAGGCATCAATGGCGTGGAGCGATGCATACATGGTTCAACCTTCCGATTTCCGCAAGGAAATATCACCCTTCATGAACGATAAGCTAAGCACCTACAAAGCAGCACTCATAACCCGTGGGTGTTGGCAAGCCACACCGGGTAAGGTTGTCGACCTACTCCGTAAAATAGGCATTGAGCATGGTGGTACGGTTAAGGAGGATACCGAACTGCTAAGCGTTCACCGCAACGGAAACGGATTTGTCGCCCTAGTGCGGGATCACAATAAAGAGTACATTGAGTATCATGCCGATAACTTTGTGAATGCCCTTGGCCCCGAGGGCGAAAAGTTTAGCCGTCAGCTGGGAATATTCACAGGCATTTACCCGGTTAAGCATCAGGCTTTCATTACCCGTCGTTTGCCATGGCTGGGCATAAACGGTAATCCGCTTGGAATGCTCATCGATAGGAGGAACTACAAAGGCTTTGTGGCAGTTTACGGGCAGCAGCTTGCTGAAACAGGACAAATTATTGGATGTGCTTCTCCGGCAGTTGACCCACGCGAAGCCGATAAAAACCTCAAGATTAACTCGCAGGACTTCCTCGAGATTGCCTCGGAGATATTCTCAAATTGGATACCGCAACTTAGTTCCGTTGGCTTCCAAGCTGTTTGGGCAGGTTACTATGTGGAACCCCGCATGTTTATCGACACCAAGCATGGTCTGTTCACTGGCTTACGAGGACAGGGCTTTATGCTGGGTATGGGGTTGGCCAAGATGTACGTTGATGAGTTAATGGGTCGACAGGTACCCGAGTACTTCAAACGCTTAAGCCTTGAAGGCGATGGCTTACCCGAAAAGGCATTCAAGTAG
- a CDS encoding DNA/RNA non-specific endonuclease, protein MKQKIQILKFITATFLLAIVLGFTACEKDIPVNPKDKTLNVETAMPQDTFDMATGYLLENFETGTKTAYAGATVTLSTGKWYLNNALIGTSTSDRKNGTKSVRIVNTGKVTMQFNKANGAATVEVYHAKYGTDGNSTWELWVSTNSGSTWSKVGSTVTTSSTTLTKATFTVNLSGNVRFEIRKVSGGSYRINIDDFKVYDYSTSPTRDDNMALGNPSGAVASTAYPNNYLMVKPQYVLSYNNSKLTCNWVSWHLSSAWIGSAPRQDDFRADNTLPSSWVWVGGTDYSGSGFDRGHMCPSADRTGSITDNSATFLMTNMVPQAPKNNQITWANLENYCRTLVDAGNELYIISGPWGQGGTGSAGYKTTISTKKITVPAYVWKVIVVLPVGSNDISRITTSTRVIAVWMPNTQTVNSQPWGYYRTTVDYIESQTGYNFLSNVSTSIQSVIESKVDSGPTN, encoded by the coding sequence ATGAAACAAAAAATCCAAATCTTAAAGTTTATAACGGCAACGTTTCTGCTAGCCATTGTATTAGGATTTACAGCATGTGAAAAGGATATTCCCGTTAATCCAAAGGACAAAACATTGAATGTGGAAACCGCCATGCCACAGGACACCTTTGACATGGCAACAGGATATTTACTGGAGAACTTTGAAACCGGAACAAAAACAGCTTATGCCGGAGCAACAGTAACACTATCGACCGGTAAATGGTACCTGAACAATGCCCTAATTGGTACATCAACCAGCGATAGGAAAAATGGCACCAAATCGGTACGAATTGTCAACACGGGTAAGGTTACCATGCAGTTCAATAAGGCCAATGGTGCAGCAACCGTTGAGGTTTACCATGCCAAATATGGAACCGATGGAAATAGCACATGGGAATTATGGGTGTCAACCAACAGCGGAAGCACATGGAGCAAAGTGGGTTCAACGGTAACCACCTCATCAACCACGCTTACCAAGGCAACCTTTACGGTTAACCTTTCAGGCAATGTTCGGTTTGAGATCAGAAAGGTTTCCGGAGGGTCGTACCGGATTAACATTGATGACTTCAAGGTTTACGATTACTCAACCTCACCTACCCGCGACGATAATATGGCGTTGGGCAACCCATCGGGGGCTGTGGCAAGCACTGCATATCCCAATAACTACCTGATGGTTAAACCCCAGTATGTGCTATCGTACAACAACAGCAAGCTTACCTGCAACTGGGTTTCGTGGCATTTGAGTAGTGCATGGATTGGCTCTGCCCCAAGGCAGGACGACTTTAGGGCCGACAACACCCTACCCTCAAGTTGGGTTTGGGTTGGCGGAACCGACTACAGCGGTTCAGGGTTTGACCGCGGCCACATGTGCCCCAGCGCCGACAGAACAGGCTCAATTACCGATAACTCGGCCACTTTCCTAATGACCAACATGGTACCCCAAGCTCCCAAAAACAACCAGATTACCTGGGCTAACCTTGAGAATTACTGCAGAACTCTTGTTGATGCAGGCAACGAGCTATATATCATTTCTGGTCCATGGGGGCAGGGCGGAACCGGTTCAGCAGGGTATAAAACCACCATATCCACCAAAAAAATTACCGTTCCTGCATACGTTTGGAAAGTAATTGTAGTGCTACCGGTTGGCTCAAATGATATTTCGCGAATCACTACCTCAACACGAGTAATTGCCGTCTGGATGCCTAATACCCAAACCGTTAACAGCCAACCCTGGGGCTACTACCGAACCACGGTTGATTACATCGAAAGCCAAACCGGCTATAATTTTCTATCGAACGTATCAACATCAATCCAAAGTGTAATTGAATCAAAGGTTGATAGCGGACCAACAAACTAA
- a CDS encoding nitroreductase family protein, protein MKALLSHRSIRKYKSDPIDDSLLQEILTAGTRASTTGNMQVYSIIVTRDEEVKRKLLPLHFNQQMVVQAPVVLTFCADFNRFNKWCLQRKANPGYDNFLSFFTAAIDALLVAQNVCIAAEEKGLGICYLGTTTYTADKIIEVLKLPKGVVPVTTVVMGYPDEHPDLTDRLPLAGVVHYDVYHDYSEGDIDQIYQHKESLPLTKRLLEENQKETLAQIFTDKRYTLKDNVAFSKNLLRVLEMQGFMNNERTE, encoded by the coding sequence ATGAAAGCATTGCTATCGCATCGTTCAATTCGAAAGTACAAGAGCGACCCCATTGACGATTCGCTACTTCAGGAAATCCTAACCGCAGGAACTCGTGCATCTACCACTGGTAATATGCAGGTGTACAGCATAATTGTTACACGCGATGAGGAGGTGAAGCGTAAGCTTTTACCATTGCATTTTAACCAGCAGATGGTAGTGCAGGCACCAGTGGTGCTCACCTTTTGTGCGGATTTTAACCGCTTTAACAAGTGGTGCTTACAGCGTAAGGCCAACCCGGGGTACGATAACTTTTTGTCGTTCTTTACCGCTGCAATTGATGCCCTTTTGGTAGCCCAAAACGTATGCATTGCCGCCGAGGAGAAGGGTCTTGGAATATGTTACCTTGGAACTACAACCTATACTGCCGATAAGATTATTGAGGTGCTGAAATTACCCAAGGGTGTTGTGCCTGTAACAACAGTGGTAATGGGTTATCCCGATGAGCACCCCGACTTAACCGATAGGTTGCCGCTTGCAGGTGTTGTGCACTACGATGTTTACCACGATTACTCTGAGGGTGATATCGATCAAATTTATCAGCATAAGGAGTCGTTACCGCTAACCAAGCGTTTGCTGGAGGAGAACCAAAAGGAAACACTGGCTCAAATTTTTACCGATAAGCGTTACACCCTGAAGGACAATGTGGCATTCTCAAAGAATTTACTGAGGGTTTTGGAAATGCAGGGGTTTATGAATAACGAAAGAACAGAGTAG
- a CDS encoding glycosyltransferase family 2 protein: MDISVVVPLYNEEESLPELMEWIAQVMTQNHFTYEVIMVDDGSNDNSWAVIESLRLKFPSLRGIKFLRNYGKSAALQVGFTAAQGDVVFTMDADLQDSPDEIPELYRMVKEQGYDLVSGWKKKRFDPLLTKRIPSKLYNATVRMVSGIKLHDMNCGLKAYRHNVVKSIEVYGEMHRYIPVIARQAGFKRIGEKVVQHRERKYGTTKFGWTRFINGFLDLLSVMFVSRFGKKPMHFFGTLGTLMFITGGAIAVWLVGSKLWAQFHHLKYRPVTDQPLFYIALVVAIIGVQLFTAGFIGELVSRSSADRNHYLIEKELG; this comes from the coding sequence ATGGATATTTCTGTCGTAGTTCCTCTGTACAACGAGGAGGAGTCGCTCCCCGAGTTAATGGAATGGATTGCCCAGGTTATGACCCAGAACCATTTTACCTACGAGGTAATTATGGTTGACGATGGTAGTAACGATAACAGCTGGGCGGTAATTGAGAGCCTGAGGCTCAAGTTTCCATCCCTGAGGGGGATTAAGTTTCTGAGGAACTACGGTAAATCGGCTGCCCTGCAGGTTGGCTTTACAGCCGCTCAAGGCGATGTGGTGTTTACCATGGACGCCGACCTGCAGGATAGCCCCGATGAAATTCCTGAGCTTTACCGTATGGTCAAGGAACAAGGCTACGACCTTGTTTCGGGTTGGAAGAAGAAGCGGTTCGACCCCTTGCTTACCAAGCGGATCCCCAGTAAACTTTACAATGCCACCGTGCGTATGGTAAGCGGTATAAAGCTACACGATATGAACTGTGGCCTTAAGGCCTACCGCCACAATGTGGTTAAGAGCATTGAGGTTTATGGCGAAATGCATAGGTATATTCCTGTAATTGCCCGTCAGGCCGGATTTAAGCGAATTGGCGAAAAGGTTGTGCAGCACAGGGAGCGCAAGTACGGCACCACAAAATTTGGCTGGACAAGGTTTATCAATGGATTTCTTGACCTTCTATCGGTGATGTTTGTGTCGCGCTTTGGTAAAAAGCCTATGCACTTCTTTGGAACCCTTGGAACCCTTATGTTTATTACCGGTGGTGCTATTGCCGTATGGTTGGTAGGTAGTAAGCTTTGGGCACAGTTTCATCATTTAAAGTACAGGCCTGTTACCGATCAACCACTTTTTTACATAGCTCTTGTGGTTGCCATAATTGGTGTCCAACTCTTTACGGCAGGTTTTATTGGTGAGTTGGTGTCGCGCAGCTCTGCCGACAGAAACCATTACCTCATTGAGAAGGAGTTAGGATAA
- a CDS encoding DUF4199 domain-containing protein has protein sequence MEKQGNPMLKHSMNYGLIMGVALIILSLITYLAGIVKPPFWVSIINYAIIIGIIVWGTKKYRDEVLEGAITYGNALGFGVLITLFAGVIVAVFTYIQITLIDPDFVSKMLAIAEEELVKRGMPDEQIEMAIEMQKKFMSPLIMTISSLLGMVVMGFIFSLITSIFLKKEKSSFAGDSEVIE, from the coding sequence ATGGAAAAACAAGGAAACCCTATGCTTAAGCATTCAATGAATTACGGTTTAATAATGGGTGTTGCACTCATAATTCTAAGCCTGATTACTTACCTGGCAGGTATTGTAAAACCGCCGTTTTGGGTAAGCATAATAAACTATGCCATAATAATTGGTATTATCGTATGGGGTACTAAAAAGTATCGCGATGAGGTGTTAGAGGGTGCAATTACCTATGGTAACGCCTTGGGCTTTGGTGTTTTAATTACACTTTTTGCGGGAGTAATTGTGGCTGTATTTACTTATATTCAAATTACCCTTATTGATCCCGACTTTGTAAGTAAGATGTTAGCCATTGCTGAGGAGGAGCTTGTAAAGAGGGGTATGCCCGATGAGCAAATTGAAATGGCCATAGAGATGCAGAAAAAGTTTATGTCTCCGCTAATTATGACTATTTCATCGTTACTCGGAATGGTTGTGATGGGATTCATATTCTCACTGATCACTTCTATCTTTCTGAAGAAGGAAAAATCGTCTTTTGCTGGTGACAGTGAAGTTATTGAATAG
- the truA gene encoding tRNA pseudouridine(38-40) synthase TruA, whose product MPRFKLTIEYDGSRYRGWQFQREAATVMGKLMDAIKEVYKVSSYELYGAGRTDAGVHALGQVAHLDIDSAMPPYVAMERMNEVLPASINILDMAKVSPRFHARYDAKHRSYVYHISRRRTAFGKDYCWWVKEPLNVEAMAAVTHHFTGMKDYKSFGAPEKEGESTLVKIDHLKIFEVDDSILIHIVGSHFLWKQVRRMVGTLVQVGLGKLSEADIDLFFSEYSTLPAKFTAPPSGLYLEHVYYAGESINQEPTWLINIGKY is encoded by the coding sequence ATGCCTCGATTTAAGTTAACCATAGAGTACGACGGTTCAAGGTACCGCGGGTGGCAATTCCAGCGCGAAGCCGCCACAGTAATGGGCAAGCTAATGGATGCCATCAAGGAGGTTTACAAGGTAAGCAGCTATGAGCTTTACGGAGCAGGACGTACCGATGCCGGCGTGCACGCGCTGGGGCAGGTTGCCCACCTCGATATCGACTCGGCAATGCCACCCTACGTTGCCATGGAAAGGATGAATGAGGTTCTTCCTGCATCAATCAATATCCTTGATATGGCAAAGGTTTCACCTCGCTTCCACGCACGCTACGATGCCAAGCACCGCAGCTACGTGTACCACATATCGCGCAGGCGAACAGCCTTTGGCAAGGACTACTGCTGGTGGGTTAAGGAACCGCTTAACGTTGAGGCTATGGCAGCCGTTACCCATCACTTTACCGGGATGAAGGACTACAAATCGTTTGGCGCACCCGAAAAGGAAGGAGAATCGACCCTTGTAAAAATTGACCACCTAAAAATATTTGAGGTTGACGATTCAATCCTCATACACATCGTGGGGTCACACTTCCTTTGGAAGCAGGTACGCCGAATGGTGGGCACACTGGTTCAGGTTGGTCTGGGCAAATTATCGGAGGCCGATATCGACTTGTTCTTCAGTGAGTACTCAACCCTTCCGGCAAAGTTTACCGCTCCCCCATCGGGGTTGTACCTGGAACACGTTTACTATGCCGGCGAAAGCATAAACCAGGAGCCAACCTGGTTAATAAACATTGGCAAGTATTAA
- the tgt gene encoding tRNA guanosine(34) transglycosylase Tgt has protein sequence MDFKLLKTDSQTSARAGIITTDHGQIETPIFMPVGTVGSVKGVSHRELENDINAQIILGNTYHLYLRPGLDVLKQAGGLHEFSSWNRPILTDSGGYQVFSLADMRKLTAQGASFRSHIDGSPHLFTPENVMDIQRIIGADIVMAFDECPPGDADYEYARKSLDLTEKWLERCVHRFDTTEPLYGHSQTLFPIVQGCVYPDLRKRAAENVQKYNRDGYAIGGLSVGEPAEVMYQMVEVVNGILPKSKPRYLMGVGTPENILESIALGIDMFDCVMPTRNGRNGMLFTSEGIINIRNKKWQADFTPIDPFGPTFVDSRYTKAYLRHLFIAGEMLGPQIASIHNLGFYLWLVGEARKHIVEGDFLQWKNAMVKKVSKRL, from the coding sequence ATGGATTTCAAGTTACTCAAAACCGATTCACAAACCTCGGCGCGTGCAGGTATTATAACAACCGATCACGGTCAAATTGAAACCCCAATATTCATGCCTGTTGGCACGGTGGGGAGCGTAAAGGGTGTTTCGCACAGGGAGTTGGAGAACGACATTAACGCCCAAATCATCCTGGGCAATACATACCACCTTTACCTACGTCCGGGACTCGATGTACTAAAGCAAGCCGGCGGGTTACATGAATTCTCGAGCTGGAATAGACCCATTCTTACCGATAGTGGCGGTTATCAGGTATTTTCCCTTGCCGATATGCGAAAGCTAACAGCGCAGGGCGCTTCGTTCCGCTCGCATATCGATGGCTCACCCCACCTGTTCACCCCAGAGAATGTGATGGACATTCAGCGCATTATTGGGGCCGATATTGTAATGGCATTCGACGAATGCCCACCGGGCGATGCCGATTACGAGTATGCCCGCAAGTCGCTCGATCTTACCGAGAAATGGCTTGAACGCTGCGTGCATCGGTTCGATACCACCGAGCCGCTTTACGGCCATAGCCAAACGCTATTCCCTATTGTTCAGGGTTGCGTTTACCCCGACCTCCGTAAGCGTGCTGCCGAAAACGTTCAAAAGTACAACCGCGATGGCTACGCCATTGGTGGGCTATCGGTTGGTGAACCTGCCGAGGTGATGTACCAAATGGTTGAAGTGGTGAACGGCATACTGCCCAAGAGTAAACCCCGCTACCTGATGGGTGTAGGTACACCTGAGAACATCCTGGAATCCATTGCCCTAGGCATTGACATGTTCGATTGCGTAATGCCCACCCGTAACGGACGTAACGGCATGCTTTTCACCTCTGAGGGAATTATAAACATCCGAAACAAAAAGTGGCAGGCCGATTTCACACCTATCGATCCTTTTGGCCCAACTTTTGTTGATAGTAGATACACAAAGGCTTACCTCCGCCACCTTTTTATTGCGGGCGAAATGCTAGGCCCACAAATCGCCAGCATTCACAACCTAGGGTTTTACTTATGGTTAGTGGGGGAAGCACGAAAACATATTGTTGAGGGCGATTTCCTGCAATGGAAAAACGCTATGGTTAAAAAAGTGTCGAAACGTCTATAA
- a CDS encoding LptF/LptG family permease: MKLLDWYIIRKFIGTYFYAIILIVGIAVIFDLAEKIDDFLEKDAPMYDIIFRYYLNFIPYFANLFSSLFVFIAVIFFTSKMAYNTEIIAILSSGVSFKRMLYPYFISATIIAIFSFVLNSFIIPPANAVRLDFENKYIKRPYVNTDRNIHRQVRPGMFVFMRSFNTYNNTAYNLSIEKFDGNKLVSKLIADNAQWDSTKEKWTINRYYIRNYTDSGEEIIKGDKIDSTFYLTPSDFNQRLKIIETMNLFQLNDFIAEQKLQGADTIEYLLIEKHGRFAYPFSVFILTLIGVSLSSRKVRGGIGLHIGLGLALSFSYILFMRFSTMFAVGGHLPPAISVWVPNFLFAIIAVGLYRMAPK, encoded by the coding sequence ATGAAGTTACTGGACTGGTATATAATCCGAAAGTTTATTGGCACATACTTCTATGCCATAATACTAATAGTTGGCATTGCAGTAATATTTGACCTTGCCGAGAAAATTGACGACTTTCTGGAGAAGGATGCCCCAATGTACGATATCATTTTCAGGTATTACCTCAACTTTATACCCTACTTTGCCAACCTGTTCAGCTCCCTTTTCGTATTCATTGCCGTTATTTTCTTCACTTCAAAAATGGCCTATAATACTGAGATTATTGCCATCCTGAGCAGCGGTGTTAGCTTTAAGCGTATGTTATACCCCTACTTTATCTCCGCAACAATAATTGCCATTTTCTCATTTGTGCTCAATAGCTTTATAATTCCACCCGCCAATGCTGTAAGGTTAGACTTTGAGAACAAGTACATCAAACGACCCTATGTTAATACCGACAGGAACATACACCGACAGGTGCGTCCGGGAATGTTTGTTTTCATGCGCTCATTCAACACTTACAACAACACCGCCTACAACCTTTCCATTGAAAAATTTGATGGGAATAAGCTGGTATCGAAACTCATAGCCGATAATGCACAGTGGGATTCCACCAAGGAGAAATGGACTATAAACCGCTACTACATCCGTAATTATACTGACAGTGGCGAAGAAATTATCAAAGGCGATAAAATTGATAGCACATTCTACCTCACCCCATCCGACTTCAACCAGAGGTTGAAGATCATTGAAACCATGAACCTATTTCAGCTAAACGATTTTATAGCGGAACAAAAGCTCCAGGGCGCCGATACCATTGAATACCTGCTAATTGAAAAGCACGGGCGATTTGCCTACCCCTTTTCGGTGTTCATTCTTACCCTGATAGGTGTATCGCTTTCATCGCGAAAGGTACGCGGTGGCATTGGCCTGCATATTGGACTGGGGCTGGCACTTAGCTTCTCGTACATCCTGTTCATGCGATTTTCAACCATGTTTGCCGTTGGCGGACATCTGCCACCAGCCATCTCGGTATGGGTTCCCAACTTCCTGTTTGCAATCATTGCAGTGGGTCTTTACAGGATGGCTCCCAAGTAA